The following are encoded in a window of Poecile atricapillus isolate bPoeAtr1 chromosome 21, bPoeAtr1.hap1, whole genome shotgun sequence genomic DNA:
- the MLXIPL gene encoding carbohydrate-responsive element-binding protein — translation MAGAQVGLPGPFLEPPVGPCPISDSDSETEDPRAVGGTRPNAAAQNSSQVIHSGHFMVSCPHNDSLPRRRHHRTEPEPADPRSIDPTLTWLFECMSLEYSGKLVSPKWKNFKGLRLLCWDKIRLNNVIWRAWYIQYVERRKNPVCSFITPLEGMEADEHRKPEAVVLEGNYWKRRIEVVMREYHKWRIYYKKRLRKSTREGEICSPKQDEDVWRPTEKWCNQLFCNVVPMLLGDEEEECGSRQHFDLDTFLSDISDTLFTMTQMPSTHQALPEDGVYVGNADMIQPDLAPLQPSLDDMDISEIFTSHRPPLSQTQPGYQDPSCFSPMAEPLFSSGESLMGARSLPVSPEAPVLPGTLLQPSDASQLSLHSTFPGSELPPAPLPPEHPDVAPSSLSPQLRHKPTLQYDFPGKCLSLEPPTPHYVPPIPSPQAPLLSLEPSSSPASTPRSKFPYSSSPDPSLVTHATSPPSSPCFSPCIPGLGYATGMGPQGYPGPAVSQLLPQALLGNPRFAPPKGLPQGGGGWPRAKSSGTKARRLPGHPLSHLPEPNPCLSQLLTTAKQDLVLDTPCLMGAGLMPTAPVSPQQSTVPKVPATFLSRMAQMSPGLAPGSSPSQVLLHTVGMQPSPLQVPKAEQLSPTLTCGSDWPKPSQASPGPTAKLGTSISLHQPVSRLGRPESSKLESRRITHISAEQKRRFNIKLGFTTLHSLVSTLSAQPSIKISKATTLQKTAEYICKLQQERAALQDEAQRLRDQIEELNGSINLCQEQLPATGVPITRQRFDHMRKMFDEYVRSSTLQNWKFWIFSIIIRPLFESFNGMVSTASMESLTQTSLAWLDQHCSLPALRPTVLSSLRQLSISTSILSDPARVPEQAARAVAALGRPSASSSS, via the exons ATGGCAGGAGCTCAGGTGGGACTACCAGGACCTTTCTTGGAGCCTCCAGTTGGGCCTTGCCCCATCTCCGACTCTGACTCTGAGACGGAggatcccagagctgtgggtgGCACAAGACCCAACGCTGCAGCACAGAACTCCTCCCAGGTCATTCACAGTGGCCATTTCATGGTGTCATGCCCGCACAACGACTCACTGCCCCGGCGACGGCACCACCGTACTGAGCCCGAACCAGCTGATCCCCGGAGTATCGATCCGACCCTTACCTGGCTCTTTGAGTGCATGAGCCTGGAGTACAG TGGGAAGCTAGTATCTCCAAAGTGGAAGAATTTCAAGGGGCTGCGACTGCTTTGCTGGGATAAAATTCGACTCAACAACGTGATCTGGAGAGCATGGTACATCCAGT ATGTGGAGCGGAGGAAAAACCCTGTGTGCAGCTTCATCACCCCTCTGGAGGGCATGGAGGCTGATGAGCACCGAAAACCAGAG GCTGTTGTGCTGGAGGGCAACTACTGGAAACGCCGCATTGAGGTGGTGATGAGGGAGTACCACAAATGGAGGATCTACTATAAGAAGCGG ctccGAAAGTCCACACGAGAGGGAGAGATCTGCAGTCCAAAGCAG GACGAGGATGTCTGGAGGCCAACAGAGAAATGGTGCAACCAGCTCTTCTGCAATGTAGTGCCTATGCTGCttggggatgaggaggaggagtgtGGGAGCAGGCAGCATTTCGATTTGGACACCTTCCTTTCGGACATATCTGATACCCTCTTCACCATGACACAGATGCCCAGCACCCACCAGGCACTCCCCGAGGATGGGG TGTATGTTGGGAATGCTGACATGATACAGCCGGATTTGGcacccctgcagcccagcctggatGACATGGACATATCAG AAATCTTCACCAGCCACCGGCCACCCCTGTCTCAGACACAACCGGGCTACCAGGATCCATCCTGCTTCTCGCCTATGGCTGAGCCCCTGTTCAGCAGCGGGGAGTCCCTGATGGGTGCTCGGAGTCTGCCTGTGAGTCCCGAGGCCCCAGTCCTACCTGGCACCCTCCTCCAG CCCAGTGATGCCTCCCAGCTCAGTCTCCACAGCACCTTCCCGGGCTCTGAGCTGCCCCCGGCCCCCCTGCCCCCTGAACACCCCGACGTGGCAcccagcagcctcagcccccAGCTCCGACACAAGCCCACACTGCAGTACGACTTCCCTGGCAAGTGCCTCAGCCTGGAGCCACCAACACCCCACTATGTcccccccatcccatccccccAGGCACCACTGCTGAGCCTGGaaccctcctcctcccctgcctcaACCCCCCGCTCTAAGTTCCCCTACAGCAGTTCACCTGACCCCTCACTTGTCACCCACGCTACCTCCCCTCCCTCGAGCCCTTGTTTTTCCCCCTgcatcccagggctgggctATGCCACAGGCATGGGGCCGCAGGGATACCCCGGCCCTGctgtctcccagctcctgccccaagCCCTGCTGGGCAACCCCAGGTTTGCCCCCCCCAAGGGGCTGCCCCAGGGTGGAGGTGGGTGGCCCAGGGCAAAGTCCAGCGGCACCAAGGCAAGGAGGCTGCCAGGACATCCCCTGTCCCACCTGCCTGAGCCCAACCCCTGCCTGAGCCAGCTCCTGACCACAG CCAAGCAGGACCTGGTGCTGGATACCCCTTGCCTGATGGGTGCAGGACTCATGCCCACAGCCCCTGTCTCACCG cagcagagcactgtCCCCAAAGTCCCTGCCACCTTCCTCTCCAGAATGGCCCAGATGAGCCCAGGACTGgctcctggctccagcccttcccaagtGTTGCTGCACACAGTGGGCATGCAGCCGAGCCCCCTACAAGTCCCCAAGGCAGAGCAGCTGTCCCCCACCTTGACTTGCG GCAGTGACTGGCCCAAGCCCAGCCAGGCTTCCCCAGGACCCACTGCAAAGCTGGGCACTAGCATCTCCCTGCACCAGCCTGTGTCCCGTCTGGGAAGGCCTGAGTCCAGCAAG CTGGAGAGCCGCCGCATCACACACATCTCCGCTGAGCAGAAGAGACGCTTCAACATCAAGCTTGGCTTCACCACGCTCCACAGCTTGGTGAGCACACTGAGTGCTCAGCCCAGCATCAAG ATCAGCAAGGCCACCACCCTGCAGAAGACAGCCGAATATATCTgcaagctgcagcaggagcgggcagctctgcaggatgaGGCACAGCGTCTGCGGGACCAGATTGAGGAGCTCAACGGCTCCATCAA cctgtgccaggagcagctgccggCCACAGGGGTGCCCATCACACGCCAGCGCTTTGACCACATGCGCAAAATGTTTGACGAGTATGTTCGCTCCTCCACACTGCAGAACTGGAAGTTCTGGATC